In one Pogona vitticeps strain Pit_001003342236 chromosome 14, PviZW2.1, whole genome shotgun sequence genomic region, the following are encoded:
- the LOC110082889 gene encoding apelin receptor-like codes for MARPPAASGEPWAPPGRAYYEDYEDWGGNGSLLGAPGCAWPAEDEEAAADWEVSFSLLPVLYMLVFVLGLSGNGLVLLTVCRGGGAGGRRRSADAYLAHLALADLAFVVTLPLWAAYTALRFHWPFGSALCKLSSYLVLLNMFASAFCLGGLSVERYLAIVRAVPRLAGRAPAGCGGASSSSPSPARPRPATLLALGTVWLLAALLALPALLLRDTRPGGFPDGNASDAAVIQCDMDFSRVASSPAEEGYWLAALSLATTALGFVLPLLLMTLCYCCIGATVRRHFQQHQQQQPQQPSGRRKEDGQQRRRLLRILVALVGVFAGCWLPFHLLKSLFVLDWVGLLPLPCALQQLVVRLHPYATCLAYINSCLNPFLYAFFDGRFRAQCRLLLGLRRRARRAPAAGGSVSSTLSGQTQKSEAPSLGTKV; via the coding sequence atgGCGCGTCCGCCGGCGGCGTCGGGGGAGCCCTGGGCCCCGCCGGGCCGGGCGTATTACGAGGACTACGAGGACTGGGGAGGCAACGGGAGCCTCCTCGGGGCGCCGGGCTGCGCCTGGCCGGCGGAAGACGAGGAGGCGGCGGCCGACTGGGAAGTCTCCTTCTCGCTCCTGCCGGTCCTCTACATGCTGGTCTTCGTCCTGGGCCTCTCCGGGAACGGGCTGGTGCTGCTGACCGTCTgccggggcgggggggcggggggccggcggcgCTCGGCCGACGCCTACCTGGCCCACCTGGCGCTGGCCGACCTGGCCTTCGTGGTGACGCTGCCGCTGTGGGCCGCCTACACGGCGCTGCGCTTCCACTGGCCCTTCGGCTCGGCCCTCTGCAAGCTCAGCAGCTACCTGGTGCTGCTCAACATGTTCGCCTCGGCCTTCTGCCTGGGGGGGCTGAGCGTGGAGCGCTACCTGGCCATCGTGCGCGCCGTCCCGCGCTTGGCCGGCCGGGCCCCCGCCGGCTGcggcggcgcctcctcctcctcgccctcgcCGGCTCGCCCGCGGCCGGCCACCCTGCTAGCCCTGGGCACCGTCTGGCTGCTGGCCGCCCTCCTGGCCCTGCCGGCCCTGCTGCTCCGCGACACCCGGCCCGGAGGCTTCCCCGACGGCAACGCTTCGGACGCCGCCGTGATCCAGTGCGACATGGACTTCAGCCGGGTGGCCTCCAGCCCGGCCGAAGAGGGCTACTGGCTGGCGGCCCTCAGCCTGGCCACCACCGCGCTGGGCTTCGTCCTGCCGCTGCTGCTGATGACCCTCTGCTACTGCTGCATCGGGGCCACCGTCCGGCGCCACttccagcagcaccagcagcagcagccgcaacAACCGTCGGGGCGGCGCAAGGAGGACGGGCAGCAGCGGCGGCGCCTGCTGCGCATCCTGGTGGCGCTGGTGGGGGTCTTCGCGGGCTGCTGGCTGCCCTTCCACCTCCTCAAGAGCCTCTTCGTCCTCGACTGGGTGGGCCTCCTGCCGCTGCCCTGCGCCCTCCAGCAGCTGGTGGTGCGCCTCCACCCTTACGCCACCTGCCTGGCCTACATCAACAGCTGCCTCAACCCCTTCCTCTACGCCTTCTTCGACGGCCGCTTCCGCGCCCAGTGCCGCCTCCTGCTCGGCCTCCGGCGCCGCGCCCGCCGCGCCCCCGCCGCCGGCGGCTCGGTCTCCTCCACCCTCAGCGGCCAGACCCAGAAGTCCGAGGCCCCGTCCCTGGGCACCAAGGTGTAA